The following are from one region of the Geoalkalibacter subterraneus genome:
- the thyX gene encoding FAD-dependent thymidylate synthase — MRVTLLTTTPDPERTVAAAARLCYSDASIGQLIERSTEDHAALLRKILDLGHFSVLEHASFTFGVEGVSRACSHQLVRHRIASYSQQSQRYVARMEPFEAVTPPSLAEKHELLARYEALLHEIHLTYREFLDAGIPAEDARFVLPNAAATKLVVTMNARALHHFFQLRCCRRAQWEIRAMAVEMLRLCCHAAPILFEGAGPGCLRGRCPEGAMTCGAAEEVRREFEELRNTP, encoded by the coding sequence ATGCGTGTTACGCTTCTTACCACGACCCCCGACCCGGAACGCACCGTTGCCGCCGCCGCGCGGTTGTGCTATTCCGATGCCTCCATCGGTCAGCTGATCGAGCGAAGCACGGAAGATCACGCGGCGCTGCTGCGCAAGATCCTCGATCTCGGTCATTTTTCCGTGCTGGAGCATGCTTCCTTCACCTTCGGTGTCGAAGGCGTCAGCCGGGCCTGTTCCCACCAACTGGTGCGGCATCGCATCGCCTCCTATTCCCAGCAGAGCCAACGATATGTCGCCCGGATGGAGCCTTTCGAGGCTGTTACGCCGCCTTCTCTGGCCGAAAAGCACGAGCTTCTGGCGCGTTACGAGGCTTTGCTGCATGAGATTCATCTGACTTACAGGGAATTTCTTGACGCCGGGATTCCTGCCGAAGACGCCCGTTTCGTGCTGCCCAACGCGGCGGCGACCAAGCTGGTGGTGACCATGAATGCACGTGCCCTGCACCACTTCTTCCAGTTACGCTGCTGCCGCCGCGCCCAGTGGGAAATCCGTGCCATGGCGGTGGAGATGCTGCGGTTGTGTTGTCACGCGGCGCCGATCCTGTTTGAGGGGGCCGGCCCGGGGTGCCTGCGAGGGCGCTGCCCGGAAGGTGCAATGACCTGTGGCGCCGCCGAGGAAGTACGGCGAGAGTTTGAAGAACTGCGCAATACCCCCTGA
- a CDS encoding RrF2 family transcriptional regulator — protein sequence MLITRATEYAIRAVLYLAKQPSGEIVLKKDICRTQDITPAFLTKILQPLIRAGIVGSQRGVGGGFYLARTPDRITLLDVVEAQEGPVYLNQCLMNERACDRDIFCPVHGAWRHIRGEMTRVLGEYTFARLAQMEEQNLEQLAPTPFRNT from the coding sequence TTGCTGATTACCCGCGCTACGGAATACGCCATTCGCGCCGTTCTCTACCTGGCCAAACAACCGTCCGGCGAAATCGTTCTGAAAAAAGACATCTGCCGCACCCAGGACATCACGCCGGCATTTCTGACCAAGATTCTGCAGCCGCTCATCAGGGCAGGCATCGTCGGTTCTCAACGCGGGGTCGGCGGCGGATTCTACCTGGCGCGGACTCCGGACCGCATCACCCTGCTCGACGTTGTGGAAGCACAGGAGGGCCCGGTTTATCTCAATCAGTGCCTGATGAACGAAAGGGCATGTGACCGCGACATTTTCTGCCCCGTTCACGGTGCCTGGCGCCATATTCGCGGAGAGATGACCCGGGTTCTGGGGGAATACACCTTTGCCCGCCTGGCCCAAATGGAAGAGCAGAACCTGGAACAACTTGCTCCAACTCCCTTCCGAAATACCTGA
- the rpmE gene encoding 50S ribosomal protein L31: MKEGIHPQYNEVTIKCSCGNEIATRSTLKGDMHTEICSACHPFFTGKQRLLDTAGRVERFRRKYGQTQKK; the protein is encoded by the coding sequence ATGAAAGAAGGAATCCATCCCCAATACAACGAAGTGACCATCAAGTGCAGCTGCGGCAACGAAATTGCCACCCGCTCCACTCTTAAAGGCGACATGCATACGGAAATCTGCTCGGCCTGCCACCCCTTCTTCACCGGCAAGCAGCGCCTGCTCGATACCGCCGGCCGTGTCGAACGTTTCCGCCGCAAGTACGGGCAGACCCAGAAGAAATAG
- the rho gene encoding transcription termination factor Rho, whose amino-acid sequence MNLKELKEKKIQELTGIAKDLGIDGVSGMRKQDLIFCILNAAAEKNGAIYGEGVLEILPDGFGFLRAPDANYLPGPDDIYVSPSQIRRFNLRTGDTVAGQIRPPKEGERYFALLKVAEVNFESPSVARDKTLFDNLTPLYPEERLVLEAEPDNYSARVVDLVTPVGKGQRALIVAPPRTGKTMLLQNIANSITANHPEVYMIVLLIDERPEEVTDMQRSVNGEVISSTFDEPATRHVQVAEMVIEKAKRLVEHKRDVVILLDSITRLARAYNTVVPPSGKILSGGVDSNALHKPKRFFGAARNIEEGGSLTIIATALVDTGSKMDEVIFEEFKGTGNMELQLDRRLVDRRVFPAIDVNKSGTRREELLVDAVSLQRIWLLRKVLSSMNVVDSMEFLLEKLGESKTNQEFLDSMNQ is encoded by the coding sequence ATGAATCTTAAGGAACTTAAAGAGAAGAAGATCCAGGAATTGACTGGAATTGCCAAGGACCTTGGTATTGACGGGGTGTCGGGAATGCGTAAGCAGGACCTGATATTCTGTATTTTGAATGCCGCTGCCGAAAAAAACGGGGCCATTTACGGTGAAGGGGTTCTGGAGATTCTTCCCGACGGATTCGGGTTTCTGCGCGCACCGGACGCCAACTATCTTCCCGGCCCCGACGATATCTATGTGTCGCCTTCGCAGATCCGGCGCTTCAACCTGCGTACCGGCGATACGGTGGCAGGGCAGATTCGGCCGCCCAAGGAGGGTGAGCGCTACTTCGCTCTGCTCAAGGTAGCGGAAGTCAATTTCGAAAGCCCGTCCGTGGCGCGCGACAAGACTCTGTTCGACAACCTGACCCCCCTTTATCCCGAGGAGCGGCTGGTTCTCGAGGCTGAGCCCGATAATTATTCGGCGCGGGTCGTTGACCTGGTGACGCCGGTCGGCAAAGGGCAGCGCGCCCTGATCGTCGCCCCGCCGCGTACCGGTAAAACCATGCTGCTGCAGAATATTGCCAACTCCATTACCGCCAATCATCCCGAGGTCTACATGATCGTGCTGCTCATTGACGAGCGGCCCGAGGAAGTCACCGACATGCAGCGCAGCGTCAATGGCGAGGTCATTTCGTCGACCTTCGACGAGCCGGCCACACGCCACGTACAGGTCGCCGAAATGGTGATCGAGAAGGCCAAGCGCCTGGTCGAACACAAACGTGACGTGGTGATTCTGCTTGACTCCATTACCCGCCTGGCGCGGGCCTACAATACGGTGGTGCCTCCCTCCGGCAAGATTCTCTCCGGTGGTGTGGATTCCAACGCCCTGCACAAGCCCAAGCGCTTTTTCGGTGCCGCCCGCAATATCGAAGAAGGCGGCAGCCTGACCATCATCGCCACCGCCCTGGTCGATACCGGCAGCAAGATGGACGAGGTCATCTTCGAGGAGTTCAAGGGCACCGGCAACATGGAGCTGCAGCTTGACCGCCGCCTGGTTGATCGGCGCGTGTTCCCGGCCATTGATGTCAACAAATCGGGAACGCGGCGCGAGGAGCTGCTGGTCGATGCGGTTTCGCTGCAGCGCATCTGGCTGCTGCGCAAGGTCCTGTCCAGCATGAACGTTGTCGACAGTATGGAGTTCCTGCTGGAAAAACTCGGCGAGAGCAAGACCAATCAGGAGTTTCTCGATTCCATGAACCAGTGA
- the gluQRS gene encoding tRNA glutamyl-Q(34) synthetase GluQRS: MLMEKTRTEVVGRFAPSPTGPLHFGSLVAAVGSYCLARCRNGRWLLRMEDLDTPRVVPGAADDILRTLESFGLQWDGPVVWQSRRGDAYAQALESLRSKGLVFDCGCSRKEVLASAPHQGEEGPVYPGTCRKGLAPGRVSRALRVRVPTQEVHCFIDGIFGRCEQRLADAVGDFVLRRADGVYAYQLAVVVDDAAAGVTQVVRGADLLGSTARQIYLQQCLGYSVPHYFHLPLALSADGEKISKRHGAVSVEQGADPSSMLCRVLRFLGQDLPSHCEKGTPREILEWATKHFDVRKTPATGQVVV, from the coding sequence ATGCTTATGGAAAAAACTCGCACTGAGGTCGTTGGACGCTTTGCTCCAAGCCCGACCGGGCCTCTTCATTTCGGGTCGCTGGTGGCCGCTGTCGGCAGTTATTGCCTGGCCCGTTGTCGCAATGGCCGTTGGTTGCTGCGCATGGAGGATCTAGACACTCCGCGGGTGGTGCCGGGTGCGGCCGACGACATACTGCGCACCCTTGAATCCTTCGGTCTTCAATGGGATGGCCCGGTGGTGTGGCAGAGTCGCCGGGGAGACGCCTATGCGCAGGCGCTGGAAAGTCTGAGATCGAAGGGGCTGGTGTTTGATTGCGGATGCTCGCGCAAAGAAGTGTTGGCCAGTGCACCTCACCAGGGAGAGGAGGGGCCGGTGTATCCCGGCACCTGCCGCAAGGGCCTGGCGCCCGGCCGGGTTTCGCGTGCTTTGCGGGTCAGGGTTCCGACTCAGGAGGTACACTGTTTCATTGACGGGATATTCGGTCGTTGTGAACAGCGGCTGGCCGATGCGGTGGGGGATTTTGTGCTGCGGCGGGCTGATGGCGTGTATGCCTATCAGCTGGCCGTCGTGGTGGATGATGCGGCCGCCGGCGTTACCCAGGTGGTTCGCGGTGCCGATCTGCTGGGTTCGACTGCGCGACAGATTTATCTGCAGCAGTGTCTCGGGTATTCCGTCCCGCACTATTTTCATTTACCCTTGGCGTTGAGCGCGGACGGGGAGAAAATCAGCAAGCGTCACGGCGCCGTATCTGTGGAGCAGGGCGCCGACCCCTCTTCCATGCTGTGCCGCGTTCTGCGCTTTCTTGGACAGGATCTGCCGTCCCATTGTGAAAAGGGGACGCCGCGGGAGATTCTTGAGTGGGCGACAAAGCATTTTGATGTACGGAAAACCCCGGCCACGGGGCAGGTGGTTGTCTGA